One genomic window of Halobellus limi includes the following:
- a CDS encoding bacteriorhodopsin — translation MLPPSTVKATDVLLQATQSDAFSQIQGDALLSSSLWVNIALAGLSIVLFVYMGRNVTSQRARLIWGATLMIPLVSISSYLGLASGLTVGFIEMPAGHALAGEEVMSQWGRYLTWALSTPMILLALGLLADVDAGSLFTVIAADVGMCVTGLAAALTTSSLLFRWLFYGISCAFFAVVLYALLRTWPKAAADAGTSDIFETLRLLTVVLWLGYPIVWALGVEGLALVQSVGLTSWGYSGLDILAKYVFSFLLLRWVAANESIVSVDARGPFSGGSPADD, via the coding sequence ATGCTACCACCAAGCACTGTGAAGGCGACCGACGTGTTGCTGCAGGCGACACAGAGCGACGCGTTCTCCCAGATCCAGGGGGACGCGCTCCTCAGTTCCTCCCTGTGGGTGAACATCGCGCTGGCCGGCCTCTCGATCGTGCTCTTCGTGTATATGGGTCGGAACGTCACCTCGCAGCGCGCCCGCCTGATCTGGGGGGCGACGCTGATGATCCCGCTCGTGTCGATTTCGAGCTACCTCGGGCTCGCGTCCGGGCTCACCGTCGGATTCATCGAGATGCCCGCCGGACACGCGCTCGCCGGCGAGGAAGTGATGAGCCAGTGGGGGCGGTATCTCACGTGGGCGCTCTCGACGCCGATGATCCTTCTCGCGCTCGGGCTGCTCGCCGACGTCGACGCGGGAAGCCTGTTCACGGTCATCGCCGCCGACGTCGGGATGTGCGTGACCGGTCTCGCGGCCGCCCTGACGACCTCTTCTCTGCTCTTCCGCTGGCTGTTCTACGGAATCAGCTGTGCGTTCTTCGCCGTCGTCCTGTACGCCCTGCTGAGGACGTGGCCGAAGGCGGCGGCCGACGCCGGAACGAGCGACATCTTCGAGACCCTGAGGCTGTTGACGGTCGTCCTGTGGCTGGGGTACCCGATCGTCTGGGCGCTCGGCGTCGAGGGGCTGGCGCTCGTCCAGTCCGTCGGCCTCACCTCGTGGGGGTACTCCGGACTCGACATCCTCGCGAAGTACGTATTCTCGTTCCTCCTCCTCCGGTGGGTGGCCGCGAACGAGTCGATCGTCTCGGTGGACGCGAGGGGGCCGTTCTCCGGAGGGTCCCCCGCCGACGACTGA
- a CDS encoding FUN14 domain-containing protein: MFDPLQLSLDPTQLGLEFGSGAVIGGIIGFAAKKVAKLIAIIVGLELALFKFLESRGILTVDWERLSAGLLKTTQGAADGTPPDWLSTILSTLSVSAGFTGGFLVGFKKG; the protein is encoded by the coding sequence ATGTTCGACCCGTTGCAACTGTCGCTGGATCCGACGCAACTCGGCCTCGAATTCGGGAGCGGGGCAGTCATCGGCGGGATCATCGGCTTCGCGGCGAAGAAGGTCGCGAAACTCATCGCGATCATCGTCGGCCTCGAACTGGCGCTCTTCAAGTTCCTCGAATCCCGCGGCATCCTCACCGTCGACTGGGAGCGGCTTTCGGCGGGCCTCCTCAAGACCACACAGGGTGCGGCCGACGGGACGCCGCCGGACTGGCTCTCGACGATCCTCTCGACGCTGTCGGTCTCGGCGGGGTTCACCGGCGGCTTCCTGGTCGGGTTCAAGAAGGGATAG
- a CDS encoding ribosome assembly factor SBDS, with protein sequence MISLDEAVTARLESHGERFEVLIDPDAALAIKRDEFEGELEDVIAAEDVFEDASRGDRPAEEDLETVFGTTDPLEIIPEVVRRGEIQITAEQRREMQEQKRKNLINRIARNAVNPQMDNAPHPPERIERALEEAGFRVDPMEPVESQVDDALDALRPVIPIRFDEVTVAVQIPAEYAGKTQAQVREYGDLEREEWQPDGSWVGVVTFPAGMQNDFYDMVNEHTSGEAETRILKDKDELSTR encoded by the coding sequence ATGATCTCACTTGACGAAGCCGTGACGGCGCGACTCGAATCCCACGGCGAGCGCTTCGAGGTGCTGATCGATCCCGACGCCGCGCTGGCGATCAAACGCGACGAGTTCGAGGGGGAGTTAGAGGACGTGATCGCCGCCGAGGACGTCTTCGAGGACGCCTCCCGGGGCGATCGCCCCGCCGAAGAGGACCTGGAAACGGTGTTCGGGACGACCGACCCCCTCGAAATCATCCCCGAGGTCGTCCGCCGCGGGGAGATCCAGATCACGGCCGAACAGCGCCGGGAGATGCAAGAGCAGAAGCGCAAGAACCTGATCAACCGGATCGCCCGCAACGCGGTGAACCCCCAGATGGACAACGCGCCGCACCCGCCCGAACGCATCGAGCGCGCGCTCGAAGAGGCCGGCTTCCGCGTCGATCCGATGGAACCCGTCGAATCGCAGGTCGACGACGCCCTCGACGCGCTGCGGCCGGTCATCCCGATCCGGTTCGACGAGGTGACCGTCGCGGTCCAGATCCCCGCCGAGTACGCCGGCAAGACGCAGGCGCAGGTCCGCGAGTACGGCGACCTCGAACGCGAGGAGTGGCAGCCGGACGGCTCGTGGGTCGGCGTCGTGACGTTCCCGGCCGGAATGCAGAACGACTTCTACGATATGGTGAACGAACACACCTCGGGCGAGGCGGAAACGCGGATCCTCAAGGACAAAGACGAACTCAGCACGCGCTAG
- the trxA gene encoding thioredoxin — protein sequence MSTPEATGAPIHVESADHLEELLGEHDVVLVDYYADWCGPCKMLEPTVEEIAAETDAAVLKVDIDEHQDIARDAGVRSVPTLEFYKNGEAAERVVGVQDKSDLLGVIEQLSN from the coding sequence ATGAGTACACCCGAAGCGACCGGCGCGCCGATCCACGTCGAGAGCGCAGACCACCTCGAAGAACTCCTCGGAGAGCACGACGTCGTCCTCGTCGACTACTACGCGGACTGGTGCGGTCCGTGTAAGATGCTCGAACCGACCGTCGAGGAGATCGCGGCCGAAACCGACGCGGCCGTCCTCAAGGTGGACATCGACGAACACCAGGACATCGCCCGCGACGCCGGCGTTCGATCGGTACCGACCCTGGAGTTCTACAAGAACGGCGAGGCGGCCGAACGCGTCGTGGGGGTCCAGGACAAGAGCGACCTCCTCGGCGTCATCGAACAGCTCTCGAACTGA
- a CDS encoding 2,5-diamino-6-(ribosylamino)-4(3H)-pyrimidinone 5'-phosphate reductase translates to MHVVVNAAASADGKLSTRRREQVTISGPDDFARVDRLRAASDAVLVGVGTVLADDPHLTVDDPALREERETRGDAGNPARVVVDSSGRTPLDARILDDAATTYVVVARDATADRKASLADAGAEVLVAGDERVELSAALSKLGERGVEELMVEGGGEIIYSLFAAGLVDELSLYVGSLVIGGREAPTLADGPGFVESFPQLSLREVGRVDDGVLLRYDVVGSIESS, encoded by the coding sequence ATGCACGTCGTCGTCAACGCCGCCGCGAGCGCCGACGGGAAACTGTCGACGCGCCGGCGCGAACAGGTGACAATCAGCGGCCCCGACGACTTCGCCCGGGTCGACCGACTCCGCGCGGCGAGCGACGCCGTGCTCGTCGGCGTCGGGACGGTGCTCGCCGACGACCCGCACCTCACGGTCGACGATCCCGCGCTCCGCGAGGAGCGCGAGACGCGCGGCGACGCGGGGAACCCCGCCCGCGTCGTCGTCGACTCCAGCGGCCGCACCCCGCTCGACGCCCGGATCCTCGACGACGCGGCGACGACGTACGTCGTCGTCGCCCGCGACGCGACGGCGGACCGAAAGGCATCGCTCGCCGACGCGGGGGCCGAGGTTCTCGTCGCCGGCGACGAGCGGGTCGAACTCTCAGCGGCGCTCTCGAAGCTCGGTGAGCGAGGGGTCGAGGAGCTGATGGTCGAGGGCGGCGGGGAGATCATCTACTCGCTTTTCGCGGCGGGTCTCGTCGACGAACTCTCGCTGTACGTTGGATCGCTCGTCATCGGCGGCCGGGAGGCGCCGACCCTCGCCGACGGACCGGGCTTCGTCGAATCCTTCCCGCAGCTGTCGCTGCGGGAGGTGGGTCGCGTCGACGACGGTGTGCTCCTTCGGTACGACGTCGTAGGGTCAATCGAGTCCAGTTGA
- a CDS encoding glycosyltransferase family 4 protein: MLGWGFPPNVSGGLDTHVGELFDGMRERGLDVELVLPSEYAPDDRDGIVGVPTGDGDIITRVGRMSSTFAERAEDADIIHTHDWFGYGPGSRAKSNTDVEWVTTFHSLSTDRNLDPPKREVETERRLAERADHLIAVSELTASDVREQYGGDCEVIYNGFSECETTGRDYKSELGIDGEMLFFVGRHTDQKGIAHLVYAMEKLRRDDVTLVMGGSGHLTDQLKRFAELLGVDDRIEWVGYVPEEELGDYYASADLFVSPSLAEPFGITITEALSAGTRVVATRSGVNEVLSDDCVVEVTPDSTSIAEGIERGLALEEPPVYEPITWDEVVEETVAFYERIL; encoded by the coding sequence ATGCTCGGATGGGGGTTTCCGCCGAACGTGAGCGGCGGGCTCGACACCCACGTCGGGGAACTGTTCGATGGGATGCGAGAGCGCGGCCTCGACGTCGAGCTCGTGCTCCCGTCGGAGTACGCACCCGACGACCGGGACGGAATCGTCGGCGTCCCGACGGGCGACGGCGACATCATCACCCGCGTGGGCCGGATGAGTTCGACGTTCGCCGAACGGGCCGAAGACGCCGACATCATCCACACCCACGACTGGTTCGGCTACGGCCCCGGGTCCCGCGCGAAGTCGAACACGGACGTCGAGTGGGTGACCACGTTCCACTCGCTGTCGACCGATCGGAACCTCGACCCGCCGAAGCGGGAGGTCGAGACCGAGCGGCGACTCGCCGAACGCGCCGACCACCTCATCGCGGTCAGCGAACTCACCGCCTCCGACGTTAGAGAACAGTACGGCGGCGACTGCGAGGTCATCTACAACGGCTTCTCGGAGTGCGAAACGACCGGCCGAGACTACAAGTCGGAACTCGGGATCGACGGCGAGATGCTGTTCTTCGTCGGCCGTCACACCGACCAGAAGGGGATCGCCCACCTCGTCTACGCGATGGAGAAACTCCGGCGAGACGACGTGACGCTGGTGATGGGCGGGTCGGGCCACCTCACCGATCAGCTGAAGCGGTTCGCGGAACTGCTCGGCGTCGACGACCGGATCGAGTGGGTCGGCTACGTCCCCGAGGAGGAGCTCGGCGACTACTACGCCTCGGCGGATCTGTTCGTCTCGCCCTCCCTCGCGGAGCCGTTCGGGATCACGATCACCGAGGCGCTCTCGGCGGGGACGCGCGTCGTCGCGACGAGAAGCGGCGTCAACGAGGTGCTCTCGGACGACTGCGTCGTCGAAGTGACGCCGGACTCGACGTCGATCGCCGAGGGGATCGAACGCGGCCTCGCGCTCGAAGAACCGCCGGTGTACGAACCCATCACGTGGGACGAGGTGGTCGAGGAGACGGTCGCGTTCTACGAACGGATTCTGTGA
- a CDS encoding DUF7510 family protein translates to MGARESEETDERGSEAEKERVNFTVNVEDGETVIAMRGDRDTAVIVRSASGERIYLPPEDFQREAERSTDSPYQGAHDESPYRGTQRDSPYQGVQSDSPYQAARQSLPSKGLVPTADGYRIRHPEPATDVRVLR, encoded by the coding sequence ATGGGTGCACGCGAGAGCGAGGAGACGGACGAACGCGGCTCCGAAGCGGAGAAAGAACGGGTCAATTTCACGGTGAACGTCGAAGACGGCGAGACCGTGATCGCGATGCGCGGCGACCGCGACACCGCGGTGATCGTCCGCTCGGCGTCCGGCGAGCGGATCTACCTGCCGCCGGAGGATTTCCAGCGGGAGGCCGAACGGTCGACTGACAGCCCGTATCAGGGCGCGCACGACGAAAGCCCGTATCGCGGGACGCAGCGGGACAGCCCGTATCAGGGCGTCCAGAGCGACAGCCCATACCAGGCGGCCAGACAGAGCCTGCCGAGTAAGGGCCTGGTCCCGACCGCCGACGGCTACCGGATCCGCCACCCGGAACCGGCGACCGACGTGCGCGTCCTGCGGTGA
- a CDS encoding GNAT family N-acetyltransferase, translating to MDIRDATTEDVDEIRRVATESLRASYGHAIDEETITAAVEKWYSTDRLTEALDDEREIFVLAVEDGSVVGFAQSEISDGRETVGYLDWLHVVPEHRGGGIGSQLLARLRQELVAAGVDRLEGRVLTENEEGVTFYDEQGFSEVGERTVEIRGEAFKERVFTTFLDSEEETESGLAGRQTDDGTTVYVAYDESMRGSDAPFFAVYLDEERTERYGWLCGADESFDIAIDTMERLECNDCGNRRKPVRWDAAYL from the coding sequence ATGGACATCCGTGACGCAACGACGGAAGACGTCGACGAGATCAGGCGGGTCGCCACCGAGTCGCTGCGCGCCTCGTACGGCCACGCCATCGACGAGGAGACGATCACCGCCGCCGTCGAGAAGTGGTACAGCACCGATCGGCTGACGGAGGCGCTCGACGACGAGCGGGAGATCTTCGTTCTCGCGGTCGAGGACGGGTCCGTCGTGGGGTTCGCCCAGAGCGAGATCTCGGACGGGCGGGAGACGGTCGGCTACCTCGATTGGCTCCACGTCGTGCCCGAACACCGCGGCGGCGGTATCGGCTCGCAGCTCCTCGCGCGGCTCAGACAGGAACTCGTCGCGGCTGGCGTCGACCGACTGGAGGGCCGCGTCCTCACCGAGAACGAGGAGGGCGTCACCTTCTACGACGAGCAGGGGTTCAGCGAGGTCGGCGAACGGACCGTCGAGATCCGCGGGGAGGCGTTCAAAGAGCGCGTGTTCACCACGTTCCTCGACAGCGAGGAGGAGACCGAGTCCGGACTCGCCGGACGCCAGACCGACGACGGGACGACCGTCTACGTCGCCTACGACGAGTCGATGCGCGGATCGGACGCGCCGTTCTTCGCGGTCTACCTCGACGAGGAGCGGACGGAGCGCTACGGGTGGCTGTGCGGTGCCGACGAGAGCTTCGACATCGCTATCGACACGATGGAGCGTCTGGAGTGCAACGACTGCGGCAACCGGCGCAAGCCCGTCCGCTGGGACGCCGCCTACCTGTAA
- the acs gene encoding acetate--CoA ligase, with protein sequence MTDEEGDGELEARLVEQETFEPSEEFVEQANVSDESIYEEFEENWPRSWTRAADLLDWETEYSQVLDESNGPFYEWFADGTLNASYNCVDRHVESGDKNRVAIKWEGEHGETRTYTYQDLYREVNEFAASLRDLGVEEDDVVTMYMPMVPELPIAMLACARIGAPHSVVFAGFSADALATRMNSADSRYLITCDGYYRRGDPLDHLEKANEGLEGVDHGVDATVVVDRLGDDGFGHDLKGNQHDWDDLMADHQGDRVDPVERDAEDMLFLMYTSGTTGEPKGVKHTTGGYLAYTTWTSHAVLDLKPEDTYWCSADIGWITGHSYIVYGPLSLGTTTVMYEGTPDFPERDRLWEIVEKYAVDVFYTAPTAIRAFMKWGSEYPERHDLSSLRLLGTVGEPINPRAWKWYYQHIGDEECPIVDTWWQTETGGMMVTTLPGVGTMKPGSAGPPLPGIDAKVVDTAGEEVEAGRAGYLTVEKPWPGMLRTLYQNDDRFVQEYWQEYSDPDADEWVYFPEDGAKIDEDGYITILGRVDDVLNVSGHRLGTMEIESAIVGVEGVAEAAVVGGDHEVKGEAVYAYVILEDGYEGTEEMREAIIEGVEDGIGPIARPEQVIFTPELPKTRSGKIMRRLLEEIANGEELGDTTTLRNPDIVTEIQGKVQR encoded by the coding sequence ATGACTGACGAAGAAGGAGACGGGGAACTCGAGGCACGACTGGTAGAACAGGAGACCTTCGAGCCGAGCGAGGAGTTCGTCGAGCAGGCGAACGTCTCCGACGAGTCGATCTACGAGGAGTTCGAGGAGAACTGGCCGCGATCGTGGACCCGCGCGGCCGATCTGCTCGACTGGGAGACCGAGTACAGCCAGGTGCTCGACGAGTCGAACGGCCCGTTCTACGAGTGGTTCGCCGACGGGACGCTGAACGCCTCGTACAACTGCGTCGACCGGCACGTCGAGAGCGGCGACAAGAACCGCGTCGCGATCAAGTGGGAGGGCGAACACGGCGAGACGCGGACGTACACCTATCAGGACCTCTACCGGGAGGTCAACGAGTTCGCGGCGAGCCTGCGCGACCTCGGCGTCGAGGAGGACGACGTCGTCACGATGTACATGCCGATGGTCCCGGAACTCCCGATCGCGATGCTCGCCTGCGCCCGCATCGGCGCGCCGCACTCCGTCGTCTTCGCGGGCTTCTCAGCCGACGCGCTCGCGACGCGGATGAACTCCGCGGACTCCCGGTACCTGATCACCTGCGACGGCTACTACCGCCGCGGCGACCCCCTCGATCACCTCGAAAAGGCGAACGAGGGGCTCGAGGGCGTCGACCACGGCGTCGACGCGACGGTCGTCGTCGATCGCCTCGGCGACGACGGCTTCGGTCACGACCTGAAGGGCAACCAGCACGACTGGGACGACCTGATGGCCGACCATCAGGGCGACCGCGTCGACCCCGTCGAGCGCGACGCCGAGGACATGCTGTTCCTGATGTACACCTCGGGGACGACGGGCGAACCGAAGGGTGTGAAACACACCACCGGCGGCTACCTCGCGTACACGACGTGGACCTCCCACGCGGTCCTCGATCTGAAGCCGGAGGACACCTACTGGTGCTCGGCGGACATCGGGTGGATCACCGGGCACTCATACATCGTCTACGGGCCGCTGTCGCTCGGGACGACGACGGTGATGTACGAGGGCACGCCCGACTTCCCCGAGCGGGACCGCCTCTGGGAGATCGTCGAGAAGTACGCCGTCGACGTGTTCTACACCGCCCCGACCGCGATCCGCGCCTTTATGAAGTGGGGCTCGGAGTACCCCGAGCGTCACGACCTCTCCAGCCTCCGACTGCTCGGGACGGTCGGCGAGCCGATCAACCCCCGCGCGTGGAAGTGGTACTACCAGCACATCGGCGACGAGGAGTGCCCGATCGTCGACACCTGGTGGCAGACCGAAACGGGAGGGATGATGGTGACGACGCTGCCCGGCGTCGGCACGATGAAGCCCGGTTCCGCGGGGCCGCCGCTGCCCGGCATCGACGCCAAGGTCGTCGACACCGCGGGGGAGGAGGTCGAGGCGGGCCGCGCGGGCTATCTCACCGTCGAGAAGCCGTGGCCGGGGATGTTGCGGACGCTGTATCAGAACGACGACCGGTTCGTCCAGGAGTACTGGCAGGAGTACTCCGATCCCGACGCCGACGAGTGGGTGTACTTCCCCGAGGACGGCGCGAAGATCGACGAGGACGGATACATCACCATTCTGGGCCGCGTCGACGACGTGCTCAACGTCTCCGGGCACCGCCTGGGCACGATGGAGATCGAGTCGGCCATCGTCGGCGTCGAGGGCGTCGCCGAGGCGGCGGTCGTCGGCGGCGACCACGAGGTGAAGGGCGAGGCCGTCTACGCCTACGTCATCCTCGAAGACGGCTACGAGGGAACCGAGGAGATGCGCGAGGCGATCATCGAAGGCGTCGAGGACGGCATCGGACCGATCGCCCGCCCCGAACAGGTGATCTTCACACCCGAACTCCCGAAGACCCGGTCTGGAAAGATCATGCGTCGGCTCCTCGAAGAGATCGCAAACGGTGAGGAACTCGGCGACACGACGACGCTGCGGAACCCCGACATCGTGACGGAGATCCAGGGGAAAGTGCAGCGCTAA
- a CDS encoding nitrous oxide reductase accessory protein NosL, with amino-acid sequence MDSERLGNADETAESRSIRRRPLLLASAGALVGSSSGCLGGDGSGGDGSDAPAAITIPEGATCDVCGMTIRQHPGPSAEIFYAEQEPEGHENPARFDSTWEAYQYEFERDDEGWEDVAFYVTDYSAVDYETFEDGGDTLITRHYEASSFAPVTDVTFVVDSEVKGTMGRDLIGFGDESDAESFQSEFGGSLTGHDGVTPEVVAGLGM; translated from the coding sequence ATGGACAGCGAACGACTGGGGAACGCCGACGAGACCGCGGAATCGCGATCGATCCGGCGCCGTCCCCTCTTGCTCGCGAGCGCAGGTGCGCTGGTGGGCTCGTCGAGCGGGTGTCTGGGTGGCGACGGGAGTGGCGGGGACGGGAGCGACGCCCCCGCGGCGATCACGATCCCCGAGGGCGCCACCTGCGACGTCTGCGGGATGACGATCCGACAGCACCCGGGCCCGAGCGCGGAGATCTTCTACGCGGAGCAGGAGCCGGAAGGCCACGAGAACCCGGCCCGCTTCGACAGCACCTGGGAGGCCTACCAGTACGAGTTCGAACGCGACGACGAGGGCTGGGAGGACGTCGCGTTCTACGTGACCGACTACTCGGCCGTCGACTACGAGACGTTCGAGGACGGCGGCGACACGCTGATCACGAGACACTACGAGGCCTCGTCGTTCGCCCCCGTGACCGACGTGACGTTCGTCGTCGATTCCGAGGTCAAGGGGACGATGGGGCGGGATCTGATCGGGTTCGGCGACGAGTCCGACGCCGAGTCGTTCCAGTCGGAGTTCGGCGGGTCGCTCACCGGTCACGACGGCGTCACGCCCGAAGTGGTCGCCGGCCTCGGAATGTGA
- a CDS encoding NosD domain-containing protein: MAILSPTGTRWLTVLVSLALVVASLSFLLTPASGESLRPVDFADTVNMGGTGVDARRADDEGFVLPQMEVFYSGYRYVVGYVGIETGVSELGDPSAKRQFGDPLAVYVSDFSTIEPNLTAEGFVAPERGRAVGWTPADTASYVVGSDASIPSGPVTVAFSERADAEAFAAAHGGEVVDWETLRSRVGDPLPAKLEEFEASVDDRHAWANDTVAAAEAHRQRPVSVVVGTDPASVSERATADGTTPVDMPADAASEPTVSAALAAAPSDTTVYVPPGTYEVDRLVVNRSVTLAGAGGDTVLRGDGNRSVLYVRADGASVADLRIDGVGDVGSRGRDLRNGSGDWDTTVQLAYGYGDAGIVLDGAAGASVRNVGIDTPASGVIARESPDSVIRNLTTRGAETAREGFMGVVLIGAPSVVEDSTFLGGRDGVYTHRADGSVVRDNRAEPGRYGVHEMYTSESLVANNTVRDGQAGVIVMTRPTGNAVVGNDVRGSTYGVVPAGSDSYYARNVVVDNEYGLQVAGDRNAFVDNVALENEVGARANDILPSNWVLRNDFLRNDRAVESRIGPLRTWSHGGVGNHWGALPIADGDDDGVYDRPYRPTGTVDSRIGAVSGATALAQSPAVATLRRVQDAVSGLRQSGVVDTDARTEPFHPEVIDDALSAAGDEGSNENVAVPANATSERSVEWSADAPADVVTGGVAS; this comes from the coding sequence ATGGCGATCCTCTCGCCGACCGGTACCCGGTGGCTGACGGTGCTCGTGAGCCTGGCGCTGGTCGTCGCGAGCCTCTCCTTTCTCTTGACGCCCGCCAGCGGCGAGTCCCTGCGCCCGGTCGACTTCGCCGACACCGTGAATATGGGTGGCACGGGAGTCGACGCCCGCCGCGCGGACGACGAGGGGTTCGTCCTCCCGCAGATGGAGGTATTCTACTCGGGATACCGGTACGTCGTCGGCTACGTCGGTATCGAGACGGGAGTGAGCGAACTCGGCGACCCGAGCGCGAAACGGCAGTTCGGGGACCCGCTGGCCGTCTACGTCTCCGACTTCTCGACGATCGAACCGAATCTGACGGCCGAGGGGTTCGTCGCGCCCGAGCGCGGGCGAGCCGTCGGCTGGACGCCCGCCGACACCGCGTCCTACGTCGTCGGCAGCGACGCCTCGATCCCCTCGGGCCCGGTGACGGTCGCCTTCTCCGAGCGGGCCGACGCCGAGGCGTTCGCCGCAGCCCACGGGGGCGAGGTCGTCGACTGGGAGACGCTCCGATCCCGGGTCGGCGATCCGCTCCCCGCGAAACTGGAGGAGTTCGAGGCGAGCGTCGACGACCGGCACGCCTGGGCGAACGACACCGTCGCGGCCGCGGAAGCGCACCGGCAGCGGCCCGTGAGCGTGGTCGTCGGTACCGACCCCGCGTCCGTCTCCGAGCGGGCGACTGCAGACGGGACGACCCCGGTCGATATGCCGGCCGACGCCGCGAGCGAACCCACGGTCTCGGCGGCGCTCGCGGCCGCGCCGTCGGACACGACCGTCTACGTCCCGCCGGGGACCTACGAGGTCGACCGGCTGGTAGTTAACCGGTCGGTCACGCTCGCCGGTGCCGGGGGCGACACGGTCCTCCGCGGCGACGGCAACCGGAGCGTCCTCTACGTCCGGGCGGACGGCGCGTCCGTCGCCGACCTCCGGATCGACGGCGTCGGCGACGTCGGGAGCCGCGGCCGCGACCTCCGAAACGGCTCGGGCGACTGGGACACCACGGTCCAGTTGGCCTACGGCTACGGCGACGCCGGGATCGTCCTCGACGGCGCGGCCGGGGCCTCGGTCCGGAACGTCGGGATCGACACCCCCGCAAGCGGCGTCATCGCTCGGGAGAGCCCCGACTCCGTGATCCGGAACCTGACGACCCGCGGCGCGGAGACCGCCCGCGAGGGCTTTATGGGCGTGGTCCTCATCGGGGCGCCGAGCGTCGTCGAGGACTCGACGTTCCTGGGCGGCCGCGACGGCGTCTACACCCACCGAGCGGACGGGAGCGTCGTCCGCGACAACCGCGCGGAACCGGGGCGGTACGGCGTCCACGAGATGTACACCTCCGAGTCGCTCGTCGCGAACAACACCGTCCGGGACGGACAGGCGGGCGTCATCGTGATGACGCGCCCGACCGGCAACGCCGTCGTCGGCAACGACGTCCGCGGGAGCACCTACGGCGTCGTCCCCGCCGGCAGCGACTCCTACTACGCGCGGAACGTGGTCGTCGACAACGAGTACGGCCTCCAGGTCGCCGGCGACCGCAACGCGTTCGTCGACAACGTCGCCCTCGAAAACGAGGTCGGCGCGCGCGCGAACGACATCCTGCCCTCGAACTGGGTGCTCAGAAACGACTTCCTGCGCAACGACAGAGCGGTCGAATCGCGCATCGGTCCGCTCCGAACGTGGTCCCACGGCGGCGTCGGCAACCACTGGGGCGCGCTGCCCATCGCCGACGGCGACGACGACGGCGTCTACGACCGTCCGTACCGGCCGACCGGGACGGTCGACAGCCGGATCGGGGCCGTCTCCGGCGCGACGGCGCTGGCGCAGTCGCCGGCCGTGGCGACGCTGCGGCGCGTGCAGGACGCCGTCTCCGGCCTCCGGCAGTCGGGCGTCGTCGACACCGACGCGAGGACGGAGCCGTTCCACCCCGAGGTGATCGACGACGCGCTGTCGGCGGCGGGCGACGAGGGATCGAACGAGAACGTCGCGGTTCCGGCGAACGCGACGTCAGAGCGAAGCGTGGAGTGGTCAGCCGACGCCCCCGCCGACGTGGTGACCGGAGGTGTCGCGTCGTGA